A single Sulfurimonas aquatica DNA region contains:
- a CDS encoding DUF2202 domain-containing protein gives MKNLTLASLSLVAIISLSGCGSSAQSALDSTNTDTITGYAVDPELVNAKVFVDANSNGTYDEGELLTYTDENGLYTLNIPTEDLDKAIIVTEGFDKATKKKFMGKFSALIETDATTQNITPLTTLVHNYKLQNSTQTLAEIKLQIASTLGVSVEDLDSNPVDLGNENILKIAMELEYISAYIEEKDSDADVYAEYAQASTNGANMEILMLNALDRNRQRLEPLDEDKLKDFHSELQKLQTNGFTGYTLALTIDNIHNKISDANESSALDDDIYDDEDMVVLESELSFEMGQREANQDMQNGGNDFNLSAYPESTLDEATKYTLAYMWNEERLAYDMYNALFALYPEQKSFINIATRSEAKHIDIVESLVERYDLNITNLVDYSVNYSEEELRSFAPGTYSLPVIQNLYDDLYTKGQTDMQSALEVGCIIEVVDVNDLRADIQTATANNSADVVAAFNVLLNGSYSHYWSYNGALINLGVAEGCGILGSEYAKTTEDYPVAESNATEGETAKRLRKGKQ, from the coding sequence ATGAAAAATTTAACATTAGCGAGTCTAAGTTTAGTAGCTATCATAAGTCTCAGTGGTTGTGGTAGTAGTGCTCAAAGTGCACTTGATAGTACAAACACAGACACAATAACAGGTTATGCAGTTGACCCAGAACTAGTAAATGCAAAGGTATTTGTAGATGCAAACAGTAATGGTACATATGATGAAGGTGAACTCCTTACATACACTGATGAGAATGGACTTTACACGTTAAATATACCTACAGAAGATTTAGACAAGGCAATAATAGTTACTGAGGGCTTTGACAAGGCAACTAAGAAAAAATTTATGGGTAAGTTCTCTGCTCTTATAGAGACAGATGCAACTACTCAAAATATAACGCCACTAACAACACTTGTACACAATTACAAACTTCAAAACTCTACTCAAACATTAGCAGAGATAAAGCTGCAAATTGCTTCTACACTTGGAGTAAGCGTTGAAGATTTAGACTCTAATCCTGTTGATCTTGGCAATGAAAATATCTTAAAAATAGCTATGGAGTTAGAGTATATCTCAGCATATATAGAAGAGAAAGATAGTGATGCTGATGTCTATGCCGAGTATGCGCAAGCTTCTACGAATGGTGCAAATATGGAAATACTTATGCTTAATGCATTGGACCGCAATAGACAAAGATTAGAGCCACTAGATGAGGATAAACTCAAAGACTTTCACTCAGAGTTACAAAAACTCCAAACAAATGGTTTTACAGGCTATACGCTTGCACTTACTATTGATAACATCCATAATAAAATATCTGATGCAAATGAGAGTTCAGCACTTGATGATGATATCTATGACGATGAGGATATGGTAGTTCTAGAAAGTGAACTCTCGTTTGAGATGGGTCAACGCGAAGCAAATCAAGATATGCAAAATGGTGGAAATGATTTTAACCTGAGTGCTTATCCAGAGTCAACATTAGATGAGGCTACAAAGTATACTCTTGCATATATGTGGAACGAGGAGCGTTTAGCTTATGATATGTACAATGCACTTTTTGCTCTGTATCCAGAACAAAAATCATTTATAAATATCGCAACAAGAAGTGAAGCTAAACATATAGATATAGTTGAGTCGCTTGTAGAGCGTTATGATCTTAACATCACCAACCTTGTAGACTATAGTGTTAATTATAGTGAAGAAGAACTTCGTAGTTTTGCTCCTGGAACCTATAGTCTCCCTGTAATTCAAAACCTTTATGATGACCTTTATACAAAAGGGCAGACAGATATGCAGAGTGCTCTAGAGGTAGGATGCATAATAGAAGTAGTAGATGTGAATGACTTAAGAGCAGACATACAAACAGCCACTGCAAATAACTCAGCAGATGTAGTTGCAGCATTTAATGTACTTCTAAATGGAAGCTACTCTCACTACTGGTCTTATAATGGAGCACTTATCAACCTTGGTGTAGCTGAAGGATGTGGCATTTTAGGCTCTGAGTATGCAAAAACTACTGAAGATTATCCAGTGGCTGAGAGTAATGCTACTGAAGGCGAGACTGCTAAAAGATTACGAAAAGGTAAACAATAA
- a CDS encoding c-type cytochrome, with amino-acid sequence MKLSSLLLTLSLSLTYTQLLASSGEELFTNKCALCHTMQRPDDMSTMLAPPIQGVIFHLREAMKSDEELLSHIKSFTMNPTADKAVCRSVRRFGVMPSQKENITEAELDIVANWLVSNISTSSPDCGRGNCNNTKSMKGKGQGKNSANARGQGKGQCQN; translated from the coding sequence ATGAAACTATCAAGCCTACTTTTAACTCTCTCTCTTTCATTAACATATACTCAACTCTTGGCATCTTCAGGTGAAGAGCTATTTACAAACAAATGTGCCCTCTGTCATACCATGCAAAGACCGGATGATATGTCCACTATGCTTGCTCCGCCAATACAAGGTGTTATATTTCATCTAAGAGAAGCTATGAAAAGTGATGAAGAGCTTCTCTCTCATATAAAATCATTTACAATGAACCCCACAGCAGATAAAGCAGTATGTAGAAGTGTAAGAAGATTTGGCGTTATGCCCTCTCAAAAAGAAAATATCACTGAAGCTGAACTAGACATAGTTGCAAACTGGTTAGTATCTAATATATCTACATCAAGTCCAGATTGTGGTAGAGGTAATTGTAATAATACTAAAAGCATGAAAGGAAAAGGTCAAGGGAAAAATAGTGCTAATGCTAGGGGTCAAGGAAAAGGTCAGTGCCAAAACTAA
- the typA gene encoding translational GTPase TypA, with translation MQKIRNIAVIAHVDHGKTTLVDGLLEQSGTFGSHEAHDERAMDSNDLEKERGITILSKNTAIRYKDYKINIIDTPGHADFGGEVERVLKMVDGVLILVDAYEGVMPQTKFVCKKMLALGKMPIVVINKIDKPSADCDRVADEMFDLFADMGATDEQQDFPIIYAAARDGIAKLDMDDPDGNFECIFETILSHIPEPEGSPDNPLQSQVFTLDYDNYVGKIGISRIFNGTVNKGDNIMLAKADGEFVKGKITKLIGFHGLNRMEIEQAEAGDIVAFAGMETVDVGDTVCDPVNPVALDPMHVEEPTLTVVFAVNDSPLAGKEGKHVTSNKLRERLEFEMNTNVAMRLEVVGEGKFKVSGRGELQITVLAENMRRENFEFSISRPEVIKKEIEGVKCEPFEHLVIDVPEELSGGVIERLGKRKAEMKSMLPMGSGFQRIEFEIPARALIGFRGQFLTDTKGEGVMNHSFLEFRPFSGTVESRSYGALISMTPGSTLAFSLFGIQDRGVLFIGVQTEVYEGMIIGEHSRQNDLVVNPIKGKAQSNVRSSGADEAIKLIPPRDMSLERALEWIEDDEILEVTPKSIRIRKKFLTEAERKRNSRK, from the coding sequence ATGCAAAAAATTAGAAACATCGCCGTAATCGCTCACGTTGACCACGGTAAAACTACACTCGTTGATGGACTGCTAGAACAGTCTGGTACATTTGGTTCACATGAAGCACATGATGAAAGAGCTATGGATAGCAATGACTTAGAAAAAGAACGTGGAATTACGATTCTTTCTAAAAATACAGCTATTCGCTATAAAGACTATAAGATTAACATTATTGATACTCCGGGTCACGCTGACTTCGGTGGTGAAGTTGAACGTGTTCTTAAAATGGTTGATGGTGTTTTAATTCTAGTTGATGCTTATGAGGGTGTTATGCCTCAAACTAAGTTTGTTTGTAAAAAAATGTTAGCACTTGGTAAAATGCCAATCGTTGTAATTAATAAAATTGATAAACCTTCTGCTGATTGTGACCGTGTTGCTGATGAGATGTTTGACCTTTTTGCAGATATGGGTGCTACAGATGAGCAACAAGATTTCCCAATCATTTATGCTGCTGCACGTGATGGTATAGCAAAACTTGATATGGATGATCCTGATGGAAACTTTGAGTGTATATTTGAGACTATTTTAAGTCACATACCTGAACCAGAAGGTTCTCCTGATAATCCACTTCAATCACAAGTATTTACACTTGATTATGATAACTATGTTGGAAAAATCGGTATTTCTCGTATTTTCAATGGTACTGTAAATAAGGGTGATAACATCATGCTTGCAAAAGCTGATGGTGAATTTGTTAAAGGTAAGATTACTAAACTTATTGGTTTTCATGGTCTTAACCGTATGGAAATTGAGCAAGCTGAAGCTGGTGATATCGTTGCATTTGCTGGTATGGAGACTGTTGACGTTGGAGATACTGTTTGTGATCCAGTTAATCCAGTTGCACTTGACCCAATGCATGTTGAAGAGCCAACACTAACAGTTGTTTTTGCAGTTAATGATTCTCCACTAGCTGGTAAAGAGGGTAAACACGTAACTTCAAACAAACTTCGTGAGCGTTTAGAGTTTGAGATGAACACTAACGTTGCTATGAGACTTGAAGTTGTTGGTGAGGGTAAATTTAAAGTTTCAGGTCGTGGTGAGCTTCAGATTACTGTTCTTGCTGAAAATATGCGTCGTGAAAACTTTGAGTTTTCTATCTCTCGTCCTGAGGTTATCAAAAAAGAGATTGAAGGTGTTAAGTGTGAGCCATTTGAGCATTTAGTTATTGATGTTCCTGAAGAATTATCTGGTGGTGTTATTGAGCGTCTTGGTAAGCGTAAGGCTGAGATGAAGTCAATGCTACCAATGGGTTCAGGTTTCCAAAGAATCGAGTTTGAAATTCCTGCTCGTGCACTTATCGGTTTCCGTGGTCAGTTTTTAACTGATACTAAAGGCGAGGGTGTAATGAATCACTCTTTCTTAGAGTTCCGTCCATTTAGTGGAACAGTTGAATCACGTTCATATGGTGCACTTATCTCTATGACTCCAGGTTCAACTCTCGCATTCTCACTATTTGGTATTCAAGATCGTGGTGTTCTTTTCATCGGTGTTCAGACTGAAGTATACGAAGGTATGATTATTGGTGAGCACTCTCGTCAAAATGACCTTGTAGTTAACCCTATTAAAGGTAAAGCACAGTCAAATGTACGTTCATCAGGTGCTGATGAAGCTATTAAACTTATTCCACCTCGTGATATGTCACTAGAGCGTGCTCTAGAGTGGATTGAAGATGATGAAATTCTTGAGGTTACACCTAAGTCTATTCGTATCCGTAAAAAATTCTTAACAGAAGCAGAACGTAAACGTAACTCTCGTAAGTAG
- a CDS encoding SulP family inorganic anion transporter — protein sequence MKNENTEQDQNIDHGSAAFIAKYASRDLQAGVITATMAIPLSIGIAMMSDYPIQVGLATVAFASFIAFIFAIFRPGNYIGAPGIAAGLAPILAMGIATFGMENMAFIIFMTATFQAVIWKFNWQRYLLMAVPSYLVEGLLAGIGLKIALKFLPFLWMLPAGAATDEAFWSDARIQIIALSVVGTILFLLLFKKFKDTKPALPYFTLIVYGIVASLFIDVKMLTVEDVNFTLALPIPNFDSLYLWAYAIFFSLMLAVVDVIEQVMSNAAIEKIDPLERPSNSNNSLLSIWVSNMGASFFGGMTNLDGLAKSSTNHLAGAYTKLSVLVIGILITFFVFNSQYLHYLPYFALAIIMSFVGIKMFLGLLHIAAFGPYAVLLATVCAGLVFKVGIFEGLIITLIIHGVISYVIFSEIESMPAGTIVSKYFQKFKVDDQELN from the coding sequence ATGAAAAATGAAAATACTGAGCAAGACCAGAACATAGACCACGGTTCTGCAGCATTTATTGCAAAATATGCTAGTCGTGACCTTCAAGCTGGTGTAATTACCGCGACAATGGCAATCCCATTATCCATTGGTATTGCCATGATGTCAGATTATCCAATTCAAGTAGGACTTGCAACAGTTGCATTTGCTTCTTTTATAGCATTCATATTTGCTATCTTTCGTCCAGGTAATTATATTGGAGCTCCAGGAATTGCAGCGGGCTTAGCCCCAATTCTTGCGATGGGAATTGCAACCTTTGGGATGGAGAACATGGCCTTTATTATTTTTATGACGGCAACATTTCAAGCTGTTATATGGAAGTTTAACTGGCAACGCTATCTTTTAATGGCTGTTCCCTCTTACTTAGTTGAAGGATTATTGGCTGGTATCGGTTTAAAAATTGCTCTGAAATTCTTGCCTTTTCTTTGGATGCTGCCAGCTGGCGCTGCCACTGATGAAGCATTTTGGAGTGACGCTCGCATTCAAATCATCGCACTTTCTGTGGTTGGAACAATTCTTTTTCTTCTTTTGTTTAAAAAATTTAAAGATACAAAACCAGCATTGCCATATTTTACTTTAATCGTGTATGGTATCGTAGCTTCTCTATTTATCGATGTGAAGATGCTAACGGTAGAAGATGTGAATTTCACCCTGGCGTTACCTATACCTAATTTCGATTCTCTATATTTATGGGCCTATGCGATCTTCTTCTCATTAATGCTAGCTGTTGTTGATGTAATTGAGCAGGTAATGAGTAATGCGGCAATTGAAAAAATCGACCCATTAGAGCGTCCATCTAATTCAAATAACTCCTTATTGTCCATCTGGGTATCAAACATGGGTGCAAGTTTCTTTGGTGGTATGACAAACCTTGATGGTTTGGCAAAATCCTCGACAAATCATCTTGCGGGTGCATATACAAAACTATCGGTATTAGTAATCGGTATACTCATAACGTTTTTTGTATTTAACTCTCAATATTTACATTACTTACCTTACTTCGCATTGGCAATCATTATGTCGTTTGTTGGTATCAAAATGTTCTTAGGCTTGTTACACATTGCTGCGTTTGGACCTTATGCCGTACTACTTGCAACTGTTTGTGCAGGCTTGGTATTTAAAGTTGGTATCTTTGAGGGGCTTATTATTACTCTCATTATCCATGGTGTTATTAGTTATGTCATCTTCTCAGAAATTGAAAGTATGCCAGCTGGAACTATTGTTAGTAAATACTTCCAAAAGTTCAAAGTAGATGACCAAGAACTTAACTAA
- a CDS encoding tetratricopeptide repeat protein: MKLSRLFLSLFVTTLLLCVPLVIEQALELYESNKLHTNKSVLLELENLANAGDNSAAFLLATAYKNGKLGEKDLQKASHWYEKSANNGDKDAMLMLGWLFYKGSDTTVIDITKAKYWFTKASNEGVEEAIEMLELLD, encoded by the coding sequence ATGAAACTAAGTAGACTCTTTCTCTCTCTTTTTGTCACTACCCTTCTGCTCTGTGTTCCGCTAGTCATTGAACAGGCACTTGAGTTATATGAGAGTAACAAACTCCACACTAACAAGAGTGTTTTACTTGAGTTAGAAAACTTAGCAAACGCAGGAGATAACTCTGCCGCTTTTTTACTAGCAACTGCATATAAAAATGGTAAGCTTGGTGAAAAAGATCTACAAAAGGCATCTCACTGGTATGAAAAGTCAGCAAACAATGGTGACAAAGATGCTATGCTTATGCTTGGCTGGCTATTTTACAAGGGAAGCGATACAACAGTCATAGATATAACAAAAGCAAAATATTGGTTTACAAAAGCCTCCAACGAAGGTGTAGAAGAAGCCATAGAGATGCTTGAACTTTTAGACTAA
- a CDS encoding sensor histidine kinase, translating to MVIALKSYERGSFIRFFLIYTSVFMLMFIALASLYYFQERQRLFKEKRVEVMLAFNECKRINSLLQNEEICEMQSSRPDMSKTTETLLYTSLLTLIFTLGAGFILARISLKPVRDSVERMDSFINGIVHDINTPLSIVKLNAQSIARRLDDEKLIAKNRRIIQASEHIENLEEQLLFTLKIHHYELQKKKFDLFSKLQERQGYWNDLKTNINVNVIGERISVNADEIALLRMIDNVVINAIKYSKQDQNVTIELRGNELKVVDRGEGIKNPKMVFEKYYRESTKVDGLGLGLFLVYQIAIMHKVKININSQLGNGTTFSFDISSITH from the coding sequence TTGGTTATCGCTTTAAAGTCTTATGAGAGGGGAAGTTTTATACGCTTTTTTCTTATCTATACATCAGTTTTTATGCTTATGTTTATAGCTCTTGCATCTTTATACTATTTCCAAGAACGCCAACGCCTATTTAAAGAGAAAAGAGTTGAAGTAATGTTGGCGTTTAATGAGTGCAAACGCATCAACTCTCTACTTCAAAATGAAGAAATTTGTGAGATGCAAAGCTCCCGACCAGATATGAGTAAAACAACAGAGACTCTTCTTTATACATCGCTCTTAACACTTATCTTTACACTTGGAGCAGGTTTTATCCTTGCTAGGATTTCACTCAAGCCTGTTCGTGACTCGGTAGAGAGAATGGATAGTTTTATAAATGGAATAGTCCACGACATCAATACTCCACTTAGTATAGTAAAACTCAATGCCCAGTCAATAGCACGCCGACTTGATGATGAAAAACTCATCGCTAAAAATAGACGCATCATCCAAGCAAGCGAGCATATAGAAAACCTTGAAGAACAACTTCTTTTTACACTGAAAATCCACCACTATGAACTACAAAAAAAGAAGTTTGACCTTTTTTCTAAACTCCAAGAACGCCAAGGCTATTGGAATGATCTTAAAACTAACATAAATGTGAATGTTATAGGGGAGAGGATATCTGTAAATGCAGATGAAATTGCTCTACTTAGAATGATAGACAATGTAGTAATAAACGCCATAAAATACTCCAAACAAGATCAGAACGTCACCATAGAGCTTAGAGGAAATGAGCTCAAGGTAGTTGACAGAGGAGAGGGAATAAAAAATCCTAAAATGGTTTTTGAGAAATACTATAGAGAGTCTACAAAAGTAGATGGCCTAGGTCTGGGTCTCTTTTTAGTTTACCAAATAGCTATAATGCATAAAGTAAAGATAAACATAAACTCGCAGTTGGGTAATGGAACTACGTTTAGTTTTGATATATCTAGCATTACACACTAA
- a CDS encoding response regulator transcription factor, whose protein sequence is MKILFMEDDKNLAQSVIEELEDISYEVSWVSSSDDASELSYDEKFDLYLFDVNVEGDIDGFELLESLRESGDKTPALFLTSLNQINDMKKGFKAGADDYIKKPFDLDELLLRIESKLPKTTALQLSNRFAIDSVNKTIICDDNAINIPVKEFSILEYLCVNLHQINSAQDIINILYSDNPITIATFRTYIKNIKRHIEGYAEIENVKGVGYRFKVL, encoded by the coding sequence ATGAAAATACTCTTTATGGAAGATGATAAAAACTTAGCACAAAGTGTTATTGAAGAGCTTGAAGATATCTCTTATGAGGTATCTTGGGTGAGCAGCTCAGATGATGCAAGTGAACTCTCTTATGATGAAAAGTTTGACCTCTACCTTTTTGATGTAAATGTAGAGGGAGATATAGATGGCTTTGAACTCTTAGAGTCACTACGAGAGAGCGGCGACAAAACTCCCGCTCTCTTTTTAACCTCTCTCAACCAGATAAACGACATGAAAAAAGGCTTCAAAGCCGGTGCTGATGACTATATCAAAAAGCCTTTTGACTTAGATGAACTCCTGCTACGTATAGAGTCTAAACTCCCAAAAACAACTGCACTTCAACTCTCAAATAGATTTGCCATAGATTCCGTAAATAAAACTATCATTTGCGATGATAACGCCATAAACATTCCTGTTAAAGAGTTCTCCATACTTGAGTATCTCTGCGTTAATTTACATCAAATTAATTCTGCTCAAGATATCATTAACATACTTTATAGCGACAACCCTATAACTATAGCTACCTTTAGAACCTATATAAAAAATATTAAACGCCACATAGAGGGTTATGCAGAGATTGAAAATGTAAAAGGAGTTGGTTATCGCTTTAAAGTCTTATGA
- a CDS encoding efflux RND transporter permease subunit: MQSNWRLQVEKKFESFSYFIIKHRLKTLFLTLLMIFTLASNIPNITFDTSTEGFLYKDDPKILLYNDFRNQFGRDEKIIVAIKTEDIFDKKFLEKLFKLHKEIKDNLPYIKEVDSLQNARKTVGNESALIVEDLFVDGIPTKQEKLNAIKEFAQSNAIYKDLYLNADATFTTIMITTNTYSSLGADNFDPLSEGFEDSSSDVKLEFITANESNELILVLEEILKKYEDDNFKIYNAGSPIVTKNLQSTLMSDMSKFILYVVLTISILLFITFVRVSGIIVPLLVVILTLVATIGSMALLGYPITSMTQILPSLLLAVAIGDSIHILSIFYHKYDETGDKNYSIAYAIGHSGLAVVMTSFTTAASLLSFSISDIAPVASLGIFSALGVTLALILTLVFIPLMLSLTPMKHKSQDSDSFLDSFMIKIANFSINYYKSIIGAAVVIIVVSLVFAIQMRFSHNPLEWFKEDNQVRINTETIDKELRGSITIEVVLDTGKENGVYNPEFLNSIERVTKEIYTYKGENYFIGKIVSINDVLREINMALNENRPEFYTIPQNRELIAQEFLLFENSGSDDLEQIVDSQFSKTRLSIKAPWVDAIEYLDMIDKLTNLLESEFKDKATVGITGILPILATTITKSIESSLESYLIAFVVIAVLMVVLIGNLKLGLLSMIPNLTPIMFGIAFMYVYELPLDMFTILIGAIAIGMVVDDTIHYMHNFKRYYILHNDVDEAIRLTLHSTGRAIFITSIVLSSGFLVFMFASMTNLYNFGLITGVTVIVAMIMNLTLTGALMKLFVKGHASI; encoded by the coding sequence ATGCAATCAAACTGGCGCCTACAGGTAGAAAAAAAATTTGAGAGTTTCTCTTACTTTATAATCAAACATAGACTTAAAACACTTTTTTTAACTCTCTTAATGATTTTTACTCTCGCATCAAATATACCAAATATTACTTTTGACACATCGACAGAGGGGTTTTTATATAAAGATGACCCAAAAATACTCCTCTATAATGACTTTCGTAATCAATTTGGTCGCGATGAGAAGATAATAGTCGCCATAAAAACAGAGGATATTTTTGATAAAAAGTTTTTAGAAAAACTCTTCAAACTCCACAAGGAGATTAAAGATAATTTACCCTACATAAAAGAGGTAGATTCACTCCAAAATGCTAGAAAGACAGTTGGTAACGAGAGTGCACTTATAGTCGAAGACCTCTTTGTCGATGGCATACCTACTAAGCAGGAAAAACTAAACGCCATAAAAGAGTTTGCTCAAAGTAATGCTATTTACAAAGACCTCTATTTAAATGCAGATGCTACCTTTACAACCATAATGATAACCACAAATACATACTCATCACTCGGAGCCGATAATTTTGATCCACTAAGTGAGGGTTTTGAGGATTCAAGTAGTGACGTAAAACTAGAGTTCATTACAGCAAATGAGAGCAATGAACTCATACTTGTTTTGGAGGAGATTTTAAAGAAGTACGAAGACGATAACTTTAAAATATATAATGCTGGCTCACCCATAGTTACCAAAAACCTACAATCAACCCTCATGAGTGATATGTCTAAATTTATCCTCTATGTAGTTTTAACTATCTCTATTTTGCTCTTTATTACCTTTGTTAGAGTCAGTGGCATTATTGTTCCCCTTCTTGTTGTTATTCTCACGCTTGTAGCTACTATAGGGAGTATGGCTCTGCTGGGATATCCTATAACATCTATGACACAGATTCTGCCCTCCTTACTTTTGGCAGTTGCCATTGGTGATAGTATACACATACTCTCGATTTTTTATCATAAGTATGATGAAACAGGAGATAAAAACTATTCCATCGCTTATGCTATTGGCCACTCTGGATTAGCCGTAGTTATGACCTCGTTTACCACAGCTGCATCTCTTCTCTCATTTAGCATCTCAGATATTGCACCAGTAGCAAGTCTTGGAATATTTTCAGCCCTTGGTGTCACTTTAGCTCTTATCCTTACACTTGTTTTTATTCCCTTAATGCTCTCACTGACTCCAATGAAACACAAGTCTCAAGATAGCGATAGTTTTTTAGACTCCTTTATGATAAAAATCGCTAACTTCTCTATAAATTACTACAAAAGTATCATTGGTGCTGCTGTAGTTATCATTGTTGTCTCTTTAGTTTTTGCCATACAGATGAGATTTTCACATAACCCTCTAGAATGGTTTAAAGAAGATAATCAGGTTCGTATAAATACTGAGACTATAGACAAAGAGTTAAGAGGCTCTATCACAATCGAAGTTGTTTTAGATACTGGCAAAGAAAATGGTGTTTATAATCCTGAGTTTTTAAATTCCATTGAGAGAGTAACAAAAGAGATATATACCTACAAAGGGGAGAACTACTTTATAGGTAAAATAGTCTCTATCAATGATGTTCTTCGTGAAATAAACATGGCGTTAAATGAAAATAGGCCCGAATTTTACACCATTCCACAAAATAGAGAGCTCATAGCACAAGAGTTTCTGCTCTTTGAAAATAGCGGAAGTGATGATTTAGAGCAGATAGTCGACTCACAGTTTAGCAAAACAAGACTCTCCATAAAAGCACCATGGGTTGATGCTATTGAGTATCTAGATATGATAGATAAACTAACGAATCTACTTGAGAGTGAGTTTAAAGATAAAGCCACTGTTGGTATAACTGGGATACTCCCTATACTCGCCACTACTATCACCAAGTCAATTGAGAGTTCATTAGAGAGTTATCTTATTGCGTTTGTAGTTATAGCAGTTCTTATGGTTGTGCTAATAGGAAATTTAAAACTTGGATTACTGAGCATGATACCAAACCTAACACCAATTATGTTTGGTATAGCATTCATGTATGTTTATGAGTTACCTCTAGATATGTTTACAATCCTAATCGGTGCAATAGCCATAGGTATGGTAGTTGATGACACCATTCACTATATGCATAATTTTAAACGCTACTATATTCTACACAACGATGTGGATGAAGCTATAAGATTGACCCTACACTCTACAGGTAGAGCAATTTTCATCACCTCCATTGTTTTAAGCTCAGGATTTTTGGTTTTTATGTTTGCTAGTATGACTAACCTATATAACTTTGGACTAATAACAGGAGTAACTGTTATAGTTGCTATGATTATGAACCTTACTCTCACTGGAGCACTTATGAAGCTCTTTGTGAAGGGTCATGCGAGCATCTAG
- a CDS encoding outer membrane family protein, with protein MNKLLIVLLLQIHLLAQDYTVWLNTIAHAEAETILPKNNSTDSQTNSSLYSHLSIAYDFNENFYTLLGAKANYIFYEDNYDSTSNLTLRQTSKELNRAMISEASLNYQNKNFTITLGKNDINYDWISGSMDGAIFMYTYGIYSLQTFWAYNYEQLYYNYYAQTKLQTDSSSLEGMFGSIFSIEDRNLQLHLYSYCIENSFTMSGANLAYIYKNFGFNLGYTSLVGDDSSSYAYHESFLDASIEYLYKNHYMALGASLTGENGLYTMLSMGSYIFGNFYLGNQVDRSSAKNSFFKYRYNASKFYLETVVGSSIYNDIFQTDANKLFSREIDLYGGYELNREFSISGGVVYMDVDDRDLLSEDRTMLLLNLVYNYETK; from the coding sequence ATGAATAAGCTTCTTATAGTTTTACTTCTACAGATCCATCTTTTAGCACAAGACTATACTGTATGGCTTAACACTATCGCGCATGCTGAAGCAGAAACTATACTACCCAAAAACAACTCTACAGACTCACAAACAAACAGCTCTCTCTACTCACACTTAAGTATAGCCTACGATTTTAATGAAAACTTTTATACTCTTTTAGGTGCTAAAGCCAACTACATTTTTTATGAAGACAACTATGACTCAACTTCAAATCTAACTCTACGCCAAACGTCTAAGGAACTTAACCGTGCTATGATCAGCGAAGCTTCTCTTAACTACCAAAATAAAAACTTCACTATAACTCTTGGCAAAAATGATATAAACTATGACTGGATATCTGGCTCTATGGACGGAGCTATATTTATGTATACATATGGCATCTATAGCTTACAAACTTTTTGGGCCTACAACTATGAACAGCTTTATTATAACTACTATGCACAAACAAAACTACAAACAGACTCTAGCTCACTTGAGGGGATGTTTGGTAGTATATTTTCTATAGAAGATAGAAATTTACAGCTTCATCTTTATAGTTACTGTATCGAGAACTCATTTACAATGTCGGGTGCTAACCTCGCATATATTTATAAAAACTTTGGTTTTAATCTTGGCTACACAAGTCTTGTTGGAGACGACTCATCTTCATATGCTTATCATGAATCATTTCTTGATGCCTCTATTGAGTACCTTTACAAAAACCACTATATGGCCCTTGGAGCATCCCTTACAGGAGAGAATGGACTCTATACAATGCTTAGTATGGGAAGCTATATCTTTGGCAATTTCTACCTTGGTAATCAAGTAGATAGAAGCAGTGCTAAAAATAGTTTTTTTAAATATAGATATAATGCTAGTAAATTCTATCTCGAAACTGTAGTAGGAAGTAGTATCTATAATGATATATTTCAAACAGATGCTAATAAGCTCTTCTCTAGGGAGATAGATCTCTATGGGGGCTATGAGCTTAATAGAGAGTTCTCAATTAGCGGTGGTGTAGTTTATATGGATGTGGATGATAGAGATCTTTTGAGTGAAGATAGAACTATGTTACTTTTAAACTTGGTGTACAACTATGAAACTAAGTAG